One segment of Thermococcus sp. AM4 DNA contains the following:
- a CDS encoding flagellar protein G — protein sequence MAAGGPASELIMFIVAVIVAGTVAGALTYVTTDIAHGINDRGALMADKLRTDFAIINDPTNIPVYGTGPYNYTFYVKNTGKIQFPFNPDAVQVFIDGNLVPPSNLTFTDINNNTITYLNPYEVGQIIVTLGTALPTGTHKILVVLENGVKRELIFET from the coding sequence ATGGCGGCAGGAGGACCCGCCAGCGAGCTGATAATGTTCATCGTGGCAGTTATCGTTGCCGGTACCGTCGCGGGGGCATTAACATACGTGACAACCGACATAGCCCATGGGATAAACGATCGGGGAGCCCTCATGGCGGACAAGCTCAGAACGGACTTCGCGATAATCAACGACCCCACGAACATCCCAGTTTACGGAACGGGGCCGTACAACTACACGTTTTACGTGAAAAACACGGGGAAAATCCAGTTCCCATTCAACCCGGACGCGGTTCAGGTCTTCATAGATGGAAACCTGGTCCCGCCCTCAAACCTGACGTTCACGGACATCAACAACAACACGATCACATACCTCAACCCCTACGAAGTCGGCCAGATCATAGTCACCCTGGGCACTGCACTCCCCACGGGCACCCACAAAATCCTGGTCGTCCTAGAGAACGGTGTCAAGAGGGAGCTGATCTTCGAGACGTGA
- a CDS encoding zinc ribbon domain-containing protein, whose translation MEVLRCEHCGAPLDVTPEDVIVVCPYCGYPNSYDRIFTEKNVFFVESLPKKEILRLFWERVRRDRDYLGLRGKIEVAKVEGFYVPLWFGRVKGRGYVRYVDKIREGNKTKRVVRSREFREESVVCVPARRGVYDIAVEALAEKFERGGYLTFKKIEDALRYMMDVRPISKLTPEKWEELEPEFLNTDFGREQAKAALLDRASDRAKEIHAPGDTEVKAFGFGGEVEEVALVFYPLWKVYYDIGGGTYFIAYDGHKGREVLALEPVRVWRKMAYGLAALVGVSVAALFSTPYGNVEYWGLVAHAKQGAPLALIIPALLAYFGFELARGYGRKMARDVRVER comes from the coding sequence ATGGAAGTCCTTCGATGCGAGCACTGTGGGGCTCCCCTCGACGTAACGCCAGAGGACGTAATCGTTGTATGTCCATACTGCGGCTATCCTAACTCCTACGACAGAATTTTTACCGAAAAGAACGTCTTCTTTGTTGAGAGCCTCCCAAAGAAGGAAATCCTGCGCCTCTTCTGGGAGCGCGTGAGGAGGGACAGGGACTACCTGGGCCTCCGCGGGAAGATCGAGGTTGCGAAGGTTGAGGGATTCTACGTTCCGCTGTGGTTCGGCAGGGTAAAGGGAAGGGGATACGTTAGGTACGTGGACAAAATCAGGGAGGGCAACAAGACGAAAAGGGTCGTCAGATCCCGGGAATTCCGGGAGGAATCTGTCGTCTGCGTCCCCGCAAGGAGGGGAGTCTACGATATAGCCGTTGAAGCCCTGGCAGAGAAGTTTGAGAGGGGCGGCTACCTCACCTTCAAGAAAATTGAGGACGCGCTCAGGTACATGATGGACGTACGGCCAATATCAAAGCTCACTCCAGAGAAGTGGGAGGAACTCGAACCGGAATTCCTGAACACCGATTTCGGAAGGGAGCAGGCAAAGGCGGCACTCCTAGACAGGGCGTCGGACAGGGCCAAGGAAATCCATGCTCCAGGGGACACCGAGGTAAAGGCCTTCGGATTCGGCGGGGAAGTTGAGGAGGTTGCCCTCGTATTTTATCCGCTCTGGAAGGTTTACTACGACATCGGGGGCGGGACGTATTTCATTGCATACGACGGCCACAAAGGGAGGGAAGTACTCGCCCTTGAGCCTGTAAGGGTCTGGCGGAAGATGGCGTACGGCCTTGCGGCGCTGGTGGGAGTGAGTGTGGCGGCTTTGTTCTCAACCCCCTACGGCAACGTGGAATACTGGGGGCTCGTTGCCCATGCCAAACAGGGGGCACCCCTGGCCCTGATAATCCCGGCGCTGCTCGCCTACTTCGGGTTTGAGCTGGCCAGGGGCTACGGGAGGAAGATGGCGCGTGACGTGAGGGTCGAAAGATGA
- the flaJ gene encoding archaellar assembly protein FlaJ translates to MPDKEKISVFTKADLDMKTYVRKILIPNVVISAVLFIVASIISRLFMLSSALTMMLYAIPVVLLIYAALYPYIQADSKKISINSRIPYFITYFAVLSTSEMGRADLIKVLASDPKLGAIASELKKVYIIVDKLHRSMPEAFRFLARRTPSKVFADFLDRLAYSLDSGVDMKEYLFQEQKTVMDDYETFYEGALYDLDVFKEIYESIIISVVFMASFIIIGPLITGQDIGRLALYTLAIILAAEIGVFLVIKFRMPEDPIWADTKGIETERMKRLKRAGQISALGVVIMGLVYYLFIAPRFDIPEPFAVALIFTPLYYVGHLAAKEEQSIFRKDENFAAFIRSLSSSLAASGTSLVLVLKYLSAHDFGSLTDDIKALYRRLAIRVDRERAWDFFIAGTGSWLIGIFSEIFREAIRLGAEPDYVGLVISRNFERLVRLRRKRQQSMASFIGIIYGLTASFAFALAASFQVAASINTLFAQLKVPTEYIGDIIHVIPPAGMSFVMYVMLTIMVIHSFLSAIAIKTADGGHWIVALKYFVILLWIFAAGMYAGQVLMSKMMGINSQTETTQLLRVLVSSI, encoded by the coding sequence ATGCCCGACAAGGAGAAGATCAGCGTCTTCACCAAGGCAGACCTCGACATGAAGACGTACGTTCGAAAGATCCTCATTCCAAACGTGGTTATCTCAGCGGTTCTCTTCATAGTCGCCTCGATCATATCACGGCTGTTCATGCTCTCGTCCGCGCTCACAATGATGCTCTACGCCATTCCCGTCGTTCTGCTCATCTACGCCGCACTCTACCCATACATCCAGGCCGATTCAAAGAAGATCTCGATAAACTCCCGCATCCCCTACTTCATAACCTACTTCGCAGTCCTCTCAACCAGCGAAATGGGCAGGGCTGACCTCATCAAGGTGCTCGCGAGCGATCCAAAGCTCGGCGCCATAGCGAGCGAGCTGAAGAAGGTCTACATTATCGTCGATAAGCTTCACCGTTCGATGCCCGAGGCCTTCCGCTTCCTGGCGAGGAGAACACCGAGTAAAGTTTTCGCGGACTTCCTGGACAGGCTCGCCTATTCCCTCGACAGCGGTGTGGACATGAAAGAGTACCTCTTCCAGGAGCAGAAAACCGTCATGGACGACTACGAGACCTTCTACGAGGGTGCCCTCTACGATCTGGACGTGTTCAAGGAGATATACGAATCGATAATCATCTCTGTCGTCTTTATGGCGAGCTTCATAATCATCGGTCCGCTGATAACGGGCCAGGACATCGGAAGGCTGGCCCTCTACACCCTCGCGATAATCCTCGCGGCCGAGATAGGAGTGTTTCTCGTCATAAAGTTTAGAATGCCCGAGGATCCAATATGGGCGGACACCAAGGGAATAGAAACGGAGAGAATGAAGAGGCTCAAAAGGGCCGGCCAGATATCCGCTCTTGGCGTCGTCATAATGGGACTTGTGTACTACCTCTTCATCGCCCCGAGGTTTGATATACCAGAACCCTTCGCCGTCGCCCTGATCTTCACGCCCCTCTACTACGTCGGACATCTTGCGGCGAAGGAGGAGCAGTCGATATTCAGGAAGGACGAGAACTTCGCGGCTTTTATAAGGAGCCTCAGCTCTTCCCTGGCTGCCAGCGGAACGTCCCTCGTCCTCGTCCTCAAGTACCTCAGCGCCCACGACTTCGGATCCCTTACGGACGACATAAAGGCCCTCTACCGGAGGCTCGCCATACGCGTCGACAGGGAAAGGGCTTGGGACTTCTTCATTGCGGGAACGGGGAGCTGGCTGATCGGCATCTTCTCGGAGATATTCAGGGAAGCGATAAGGCTCGGAGCCGAGCCGGATTACGTCGGTCTCGTCATCAGCAGGAACTTCGAGAGGCTCGTCCGCCTAAGGAGAAAGAGACAGCAGAGCATGGCGAGCTTCATAGGCATAATCTACGGTTTAACGGCGTCGTTCGCCTTCGCCCTGGCGGCTTCGTTCCAGGTTGCGGCCTCGATAAACACCCTCTTCGCCCAGCTCAAGGTGCCAACCGAGTACATAGGCGATATAATCCACGTTATCCCCCCGGCTGGAATGAGCTTCGTCATGTACGTGATGCTGACCATAATGGTGATCCACTCGTTCCTCTCGGCGATAGCAATAAAGACCGCCGACGGCGGCCACTGGATAGTCGCGCTGAAGTACTTCGTCATCCTCCTGTGGATCTTCGCCGCGGGAATGTACGCGGGACAGGTGCTGATGAGCAAGATGATGGGCATAAACAGCCAGACCGAAACGACCCAGCTCCTGAGGGTTCTGGTGTCTTCCATCTGA
- a CDS encoding ATPase domain-containing protein codes for MVEELLKIELKGDELHRRLGGGIPAGTIMLLEGDRGTGKSIFVQRLLYGFLMNGYNASYISSQYTTVEYIKQMTSLGYDIIPFLIRKKLVFVSLYPLLSGVSEKRKFLSRLLGEPRLWEPNVMIIDSFSSLLSREQEPNAIRDFLLYVKKLASLDKVIIMTANTEEIDRDSLFVLEEAATLLIRLNVKVFGGDLKNSAMIVKYNNAKGIFQKIIPFRVEPKVGLIVEIAAVV; via the coding sequence ATGGTCGAGGAACTGCTCAAGATCGAGCTCAAGGGCGATGAGCTTCACAGACGCCTTGGCGGCGGCATTCCAGCGGGTACTATCATGCTCCTTGAAGGGGACAGGGGGACGGGGAAGTCAATATTCGTCCAGAGACTCCTCTACGGTTTTCTAATGAACGGCTACAACGCGAGCTACATCTCAAGTCAGTACACCACGGTGGAGTACATAAAGCAGATGACCTCCCTCGGCTATGACATAATCCCTTTTCTAATCAGGAAGAAGCTCGTTTTTGTGTCGCTCTATCCCCTCCTGAGCGGGGTTAGCGAGAAGAGAAAGTTTCTGAGCAGACTTCTTGGCGAGCCCCGCCTCTGGGAGCCGAACGTCATGATCATCGATTCATTTTCATCGCTCCTTTCCAGGGAGCAGGAACCGAACGCAATCCGGGATTTCCTCCTCTACGTGAAGAAGCTGGCCTCCCTCGACAAGGTCATAATAATGACCGCCAACACCGAGGAGATCGACAGGGATTCGCTCTTCGTGCTGGAGGAGGCCGCAACGCTCCTGATCCGGCTGAACGTCAAGGTGTTCGGTGGCGACCTCAAGAATTCGGCGATGATAGTGAAGTACAACAACGCCAAGGGCATCTTCCAGAAGATAATCCCCTTCCGCGTGGAGCCTAAGGTGGGGCTGATAGTGGAGATCGCGGCGGTGGTGTGA
- a CDS encoding FlaD/FlaE family flagellar protein, translating into MQLAGFVTEADINAKLSELKGKVPTVVINELREKLIARKDQLTPEQLDKIVKKVLETYGNQATKYEQLSKRVDELGKRLTELGIQLSRLIESLEEARFKVQEKKAEEVTEKVEEVHEKIGKLEEMLEKKEEKKEEEELSEEAKKKLEELHRKVEELEEKLSGKVAEEVIEEAKAKVEELERKLESGEAVTEEELKEAMEKVEEVKAEEVEEVPVEEKPEEEEEEVPAPEEGAEEEVQEIAEGAEEITEEERQEEVEEVEEAEKPEEVEVVGETPEEEVVEEVPAHEEVVEVTPSPEVVEEEKAEEGGVEMAEGKLQIPEDIANLLFEEEPRKARLEKLPEDVVSTMIALKWLGFLIDRVGIQNLERVLEFYYEIGWISEEVLNQLLRYAKGTRPHHRDPEWKPADKLTVQDHLISLLFIERLRGLRINRDVLDKLEREIKLLEKTLDEFYGI; encoded by the coding sequence CGACATCAACGCCAAGCTCTCGGAGCTCAAGGGCAAGGTACCCACCGTCGTCATAAACGAGCTCAGGGAGAAGCTGATAGCCAGGAAGGACCAGCTCACGCCGGAACAGCTCGACAAGATCGTCAAGAAGGTCCTCGAAACCTACGGAAACCAGGCCACGAAGTACGAGCAGCTGAGCAAGCGCGTCGATGAACTGGGCAAGAGGCTCACGGAACTCGGCATACAGCTCAGCCGGCTCATAGAGAGTCTCGAGGAGGCTAGGTTCAAGGTTCAGGAGAAGAAGGCCGAAGAGGTCACCGAGAAGGTTGAGGAAGTTCACGAGAAGATCGGAAAGCTCGAGGAGATGCTCGAAAAGAAAGAGGAGAAGAAGGAAGAGGAGGAACTCTCGGAGGAAGCCAAGAAGAAGCTTGAGGAGCTTCACAGAAAGGTCGAGGAGCTCGAGGAGAAGCTCAGCGGAAAGGTTGCCGAGGAGGTCATAGAGGAGGCAAAGGCCAAGGTCGAGGAGCTCGAAAGGAAGCTGGAGAGCGGGGAGGCAGTCACGGAGGAGGAGCTCAAGGAGGCCATGGAGAAGGTCGAGGAAGTAAAGGCCGAGGAAGTTGAGGAAGTTCCAGTGGAGGAGAAACCAGAGGAAGAAGAGGAAGAGGTTCCCGCTCCTGAGGAAGGGGCTGAGGAAGAGGTACAGGAGATTGCCGAGGGGGCAGAAGAGATCACCGAGGAAGAAAGACAGGAAGAAGTCGAAGAGGTTGAAGAAGCCGAAAAGCCCGAAGAAGTTGAGGTTGTTGGGGAAACGCCCGAGGAAGAGGTTGTTGAAGAGGTTCCCGCTCACGAGGAGGTTGTTGAGGTTACGCCTTCCCCCGAAGTTGTTGAGGAGGAAAAAGCCGAAGAAGGTGGTGTTGAGATGGCAGAAGGAAAACTCCAGATTCCCGAGGATATTGCGAACCTTCTCTTCGAGGAGGAGCCAAGAAAGGCCAGGCTCGAGAAGCTCCCGGAGGACGTCGTATCAACGATGATAGCCCTCAAGTGGCTCGGATTCCTCATCGACAGGGTCGGCATACAGAACCTGGAGAGGGTCCTCGAGTTCTACTACGAGATCGGCTGGATAAGCGAGGAAGTGCTCAACCAGCTGCTCCGCTACGCCAAGGGCACTAGGCCGCACCACAGGGACCCCGAGTGGAAGCCGGCCGACAAGCTGACCGTGCAGGACCACCTGATAAGCCTGCTCTTCATAGAGAGGCTCAGGGGGCTGAGGATCAACAGGGACGTCCTCGACAAGCTTGAGAGGGAGATAAAGCTCCTGGAGAAGACACTGGACGAGTTTTACGGCATCTGA
- a CDS encoding protein-L-isoaspartate(D-aspartate) O-methyltransferase: protein MREEELRELWKRTVRRLELEGILRDERVKEALLKWPRYLFVEDKYRKYAHLDEPLPIPGGQTISAPHMVAIMLQLADLRPGMNVLEIGTGSGWNAALMAELVKGEVYTVERLPELVEFARENLERAGVKGVHVIPGDGSKGFPPKAPYDRIVVTAGAPEVPKPLIEQLKPGGKLIIPVGSYHLWQDLLEVIKLADGSIKIRNHGGVAFVPLIGEYGWRE from the coding sequence ATGAGGGAAGAGGAACTCAGGGAGCTCTGGAAGAGAACGGTTCGAAGGCTTGAACTGGAGGGTATTCTGCGCGATGAACGGGTTAAGGAGGCCCTCCTGAAATGGCCCCGCTACCTCTTCGTCGAGGATAAATACCGGAAATACGCCCATCTGGACGAACCTCTGCCAATTCCCGGGGGACAGACGATAAGCGCGCCGCATATGGTGGCGATAATGCTCCAGCTCGCAGATCTAAGGCCCGGTATGAACGTCCTGGAGATAGGCACCGGGAGCGGATGGAACGCGGCACTGATGGCCGAGCTCGTAAAGGGAGAGGTATACACGGTTGAAAGGCTTCCCGAGCTCGTCGAGTTTGCAAGGGAGAACCTAGAGCGGGCGGGAGTTAAGGGAGTCCACGTTATTCCCGGAGACGGCAGCAAGGGCTTTCCCCCAAAAGCTCCTTACGACAGGATAGTGGTTACGGCAGGGGCGCCGGAAGTGCCGAAGCCCCTCATAGAACAGCTTAAACCCGGGGGCAAACTGATAATCCCGGTTGGAAGCTACCACCTGTGGCAGGATCTCCTTGAGGTTATCAAACTGGCGGACGGCTCGATAAAAATAAGAAACCACGGGGGAGTGGCCTTCGTCCCGCTGATAGGGGAGTACGGGTGGAGGGAATAA
- a CDS encoding flagellin FlaF — protein sequence MGFSVSASAAIIFISFLIAATTLYTAWDNSYNNVQAAQEDWYNLRVSQVHFSINVIDLNRVDIDGDGYDDLEIDFTYGGIPTKTVIDVLLDGVYHNRVTSSKLKYLIPGNSYAIYVQNGVPDTNSHRVILAFKNGCKLIIQYHYSTTQGDVVLDSQPVTTCPVEVS from the coding sequence ATGGGCTTCAGCGTTTCAGCGAGTGCAGCGATAATCTTTATCTCATTTTTGATCGCGGCAACAACGCTCTACACCGCCTGGGACAACAGCTACAACAACGTTCAGGCAGCTCAGGAGGACTGGTACAATCTCCGAGTCTCTCAGGTTCATTTTAGCATTAACGTGATAGATCTCAACCGTGTGGACATTGATGGGGACGGATACGATGATTTGGAAATTGATTTCACCTATGGGGGAATCCCCACAAAGACCGTAATAGATGTACTCCTCGATGGTGTGTACCATAACAGAGTCACGAGTTCAAAACTCAAATATCTGATTCCAGGCAACTCCTACGCAATCTATGTCCAAAATGGCGTTCCAGACACAAACTCTCACCGCGTAATACTAGCATTCAAGAATGGATGCAAGCTCATCATACAATACCACTATTCAACAACACAGGGTGATGTAGTTTTGGACTCCCAGCCAGTGACAACCTGTCCAGTGGAGGTGAGCTGA
- a CDS encoding type II/IV secretion system ATPase subunit, producing the protein MAQVIKSDTLEEAMRRNPHLRRYVESFRKKYGKMPEFHAQLSRDMKEIMYPNILYPVGDPIFIHIYGDQKTDKKYIVIEPRIESPIEEKKYDMIKDRILEIAPTRNIPEDQEEFERFLDALYDEAVLSLVKGKRKIPGTKEPFSLTKEEMEKFRYLIKRDIIGIGPLEPLARDPYIEDIHIIGANYVSLVHKIFEALPTNITFGDNVKLADYFKNISERIGRPVSDRNPIVDGALPDGSRINIIYSPDISLKGPSATIRKFTATPISIVQLISWGTLSAEVAAYLWIALEYGMSVFVCGETASGKTTLLNSIIPFIKPGSKIFTAEDTPEVQVPHPTWQRLITRERGPEESRVTLFDLLKAALRSRPNYIIVGEIRGAEGAIAFQAMQTGHPVMSTFHAGDVKKMIQRFTGHPINVPITFIDNLNIAVFQQAVYLKGKFLRRTVSVVEIEGYYEELGGVATRNVFEWDPVNDRHIFRGFNNSYILERKIAEIAGYEDPKDIYNELFLRARILQRMVELGITNYWDVYREIKAFYQRGIEGLSFRL; encoded by the coding sequence ATGGCGCAGGTGATCAAGAGCGACACGCTGGAGGAGGCAATGCGGAGGAACCCCCACCTTAGGAGGTACGTGGAGAGCTTCAGGAAAAAGTACGGCAAAATGCCGGAGTTCCACGCCCAGCTCAGCAGGGACATGAAGGAGATAATGTACCCCAACATACTCTACCCCGTCGGCGATCCAATATTCATCCACATCTACGGCGACCAGAAGACCGACAAGAAGTACATCGTCATAGAGCCCAGGATAGAATCACCAATCGAGGAAAAGAAGTACGACATGATAAAGGACCGCATACTTGAAATCGCCCCAACCAGAAACATTCCTGAGGATCAGGAGGAGTTCGAGAGGTTCCTCGATGCCCTCTACGACGAGGCCGTTCTCTCGCTGGTAAAGGGCAAAAGGAAAATTCCGGGAACGAAAGAACCTTTCAGCCTCACCAAGGAGGAGATGGAGAAGTTCCGCTACCTCATAAAGCGAGACATCATCGGAATCGGCCCCCTCGAGCCCCTCGCCAGGGATCCCTACATCGAGGATATCCACATCATCGGCGCCAACTACGTCTCGCTCGTCCACAAGATATTCGAGGCCCTGCCGACCAACATAACCTTCGGCGACAACGTTAAACTAGCCGACTACTTCAAGAACATCTCGGAGCGCATTGGAAGGCCCGTAAGCGACAGGAACCCGATAGTGGACGGAGCCCTCCCCGACGGCTCCCGTATCAACATAATCTACTCGCCAGACATCTCTCTCAAGGGTCCGAGCGCCACAATCCGTAAGTTCACTGCGACGCCGATAAGCATAGTCCAGCTCATATCATGGGGAACCCTGAGCGCAGAGGTTGCCGCATACCTCTGGATAGCGCTCGAGTACGGAATGAGCGTCTTCGTCTGCGGTGAGACCGCTTCCGGTAAGACCACCCTGCTAAACTCGATAATTCCCTTCATCAAGCCGGGTTCAAAGATATTCACCGCCGAGGACACGCCCGAGGTTCAGGTTCCACACCCCACGTGGCAGAGGCTCATCACCCGTGAACGCGGTCCCGAGGAGAGCAGGGTTACCCTCTTCGACCTCCTCAAAGCGGCCCTGCGTTCGAGGCCCAACTACATCATCGTCGGTGAGATCCGTGGTGCCGAGGGAGCGATAGCGTTCCAGGCCATGCAGACAGGACACCCGGTTATGAGCACCTTTCACGCCGGCGACGTCAAGAAGATGATACAGCGCTTCACAGGCCACCCGATAAACGTTCCGATAACCTTCATCGACAACCTCAACATAGCTGTCTTCCAGCAGGCGGTTTACCTGAAGGGCAAGTTCCTGAGGAGAACCGTGAGCGTCGTCGAAATAGAGGGCTACTACGAGGAACTGGGTGGAGTGGCCACGAGAAACGTTTTCGAATGGGATCCGGTCAACGACAGGCACATATTCCGCGGATTCAACAACTCCTACATTCTCGAGAGGAAGATAGCCGAGATAGCCGGCTACGAGGATCCAAAGGATATATACAACGAGCTCTTCCTCAGGGCGAGGATCCTGCAGAGAATGGTGGAGCTTGGCATAACCAACTACTGGGACGTCTACCGCGAGATCAAGGCGTTCTACCAGCGCGGTATCGAGGGCCTGAGCTTCAGGCTCTGA